GGGCGTACTTCTTCGCCAGGGCGATCACCGAATCGTCGATCGTAAGGGTGAGTTTGGTGGTCATGACACGTGTGAATTATAATACAAATATACGTGTTTTGACCGGATTTGTCAAGTACTCTTGTGGACGGACTTGGCGCAAAACGACCGATGATTCAAAATTTGGCTAGATTTAGAACGAATTATCGGGCCGATGAGAATTCGAAAGGCAGACAGCATGAAATTGCGCTATGTCAGGTCGGTTTTCCTCAGGGTGGTTAATGGAGCAGCCGGCAGCAAGCGATCCGCCACGGCCCGCGCCTTTTTCAGGTACCGGTTTTTCGATAAGTACTTCAACCTTGACCCAACCAGAAGCGGGATACGAAAGGCCAATAATCCTGATCAGCTTGCGATGCTCAGTGCGGAAGAGATCTCGTTCAATACGACAGGGTATTTTTATGTTTATGTGACCAATGAGAGTCCGACTGATGTGAGTTTCGATAACCTGCTCATCAAACACTACCCCGGTTTCCTGTTGCAGGAGAACCACTACTACCCGTTCGGGCTGCTCAACAAAGCGCTTAGCTCCGACGAGCAGAAAGGCTTCCACCAGCGCTACGGTTTCAATGGGAAGGAGTTCGAGAACGGACTGGACTGGCGGGTGAATGATTTCGGAGCGAGGATGTATGATCCGGTGCTGGGGAGGTGGGGGAGTGTGGATCCGTTATCACACGCGTATGCGAATGCCTCGCCTTATGTCTTCGTACTTAATAATCCGATAAATGCAATTGATCCGGATGGCAGAAGGGTGTATTTTATCGGTGGTGCAAATAATGATAGAGACGGTTGGAATTATATTAACAGATGGAGGAGCTCGTTCGCAAGTGCTGGTGTAAATGATTTCGTGAGAATAAATGCAAGTCAAGGGAAAGCAGGAGACATAATGTTTACCAATTTATATCGTAATTCTGGTACCGAGCAAGAGTATAGGACGCGTAAAGATCCAGGTGAAGGATCATATAGAGAATATACGGGACGAGAGTTGCCAGTAAATAATACAATGATCAATCGTACGGTTGAGACGTACAAACAACATTTGGCAAATAACCAATTGAAAGACGGTGAACAATTAAATATGGCAGGATATTCCTATGGCAGTGTATTGCAAGCGCAAGTTGCATTAAAATTAGCAAATGGTGGTGTGGAAGTGGATAATCTTATTTTAATAGGAAGTCCAATATCGGACAATTCAGATTTGTTCAAACAGTTAAGCGGAAATAAAAATATCAAAAACATTATCCGCATTGATATACCCAATGACAAATTTAGTAATCCTGGGACTTCAATGGAGTATATTCTAGGTGGTTGGCAAAATAGAAATGAAAATGGGCCTCATTTTGATTTAGCAAGACCCGGAATTGAGTCAGACAAAAGAATACAGCAAGCAGTAGATCAAATTAAAAACAACGGAGTTAAAAACTAGGAATGAAAAGTATAATTTCAATTACTATAGGTGTTATTGTTTATGTTGCATTCAGTATGCTGCTTACACCATTTATAGGCTATAATTTTGGAACCAAGACAACAATTGGAGAAAAAATAATAAAGTTCTTCATTGAATATCCTTTTGGTATATGGAAATATGTATCTGAAAACCATTTTATATTAATGTTATTATTGAATGGAATATTTTGGAGTATAATAATAATAAAAGGAATGCCAATTGTAAAGAGAATAGTACTGAAATAAATACAAGTCTTGCATTCATGGAAAATAATTGTCTTTTTAAATATTGCTTTACAGGCAAAATGTGCCTATAAAGCATTTGAATGTTCCTCGCAATAAAAGTTGCATTGCATATTAGCAATCTAGTTAGGCATATTCGAGATAATTTGATTGTTAAAGATGGCTTTGACAGGATTTGAGGTGATTTTACCCCACGGCATTCTATCGTACCTTTACCTCATGTCCCGCCGTACCTGTGTTCGATTATCGCCAAGTCAGACCGGCTTCCACCAGCGCTACGGTTTCAATGGGAAGGAGTTCGAGAACGGACTGGACTGGCGGGTGAATGATTTCGGGGCGAGGATGTATGATCCGGTGCTGGGAAGGTGGGGGAGGGTGGATCCAAAGGCACATGAAAGGGTGTCGTTCTCAACTTACAACTATTGCAGCAATGACCCGATAAACAGAGTTGACCCTACAGGAGCTATAGATGAATGGGTCAAAAGCAATAGTAAAGGGGAGTATGAGTGGATGGATAATGTAACCTCAGCAAAGAATACACCAGTAGGATATAGTTATGTGGGGACAAGTGGGTCAGATATATTAAAAGATATCAACCCGAATTTCGGTAGCTCTCAACAATCACAAACTTCTAGTAGAATTGGATATATCGCAGCAGATGTTGAGGAAGGGAAATATGCGGTTAATCATATGATAAATGTTAGAGAGAAAAGCGCAATCTCAATTTCTGCAGATGTCAGTTTCAATTTGAATAACAAAGCAGCGAATAATTCTATGGGGCGAACGTTTAATGGAATTACTGTTTCCAGCACTATTATTTCATCTAACTCAGAATTGGATGGTTCAATGAATTCAGGAGCTGCCCTAAATGTTAGTTATTGTGGCAAAGCTTTCATGTCATCTTTTGAAGAACCTGCTGGAGCATATATTAAGGCTACAGGGACTAGCGTAAATGTCGCAAGTCTTTCAATACCTGCATCTAGTATTACAAAAAATGCTGGACTATCAGCAAATGTTAGTGGAGGATGGTGGATTACCAACTCGGCAAATTTGCCAACTCCAGTTGTATATCATCCATTGGTACCGATTCCTCAATCGTTTTCACACAAATGGAGTGTATCGCCTGTAGAAATGCCAATACCTAAAAACAAGCATTATTAATGAATAAAGCAATAAAACATTTTATTCCGATAATAATATCGTTGGTGACATTAGTATTTTCTTGTAACCAAGAGGTAAAAGTCAGCGGTGCGGATAACTGTATTAAATATTTTAATATTGCAAAGTCTAATATCAATTTGTATTATAGAGATAGTTCTACTAATCATTTAGATACAGCGTTATTTTATATTAATACAAATACTTCTTTGTGTCCAGAATATAAAACCAGTTTTATTAATTTAAAATTGTCGATATTGCTTCTGCTCAAAGACGATAGGCTAGGACAAGAGTTTGTACGTTCGCTAGACTCTATGGATTTTGATAAGGACTATCAAAGGGGTATGTATCTAGGTAGTTTTGATGCAATAAAATACGAAAAACTAGGAGATACAACTAAAAGAAATCTGATATATTCCGAGCTTTCTACTATTATAGAAAACTACTTGCGAGTCAATTACACAGATAGGGAAGCATACGTAGATTTGTTTGTTACGAAAGCAAAATATAGAAATAAAGCAGAAGTAATAGATGAAATAGATTCACTCTATAAAGATAGGATTGGGGATAACGATTTTGTAGAAGCGTTAAAGCAGACCATTGAAAGCCTACCATACTAAAGTTTAGATTATGAGATCGTTCTAAATCTAATCCGTATCGGGCTTGAAGGTTTCCTCGGAATCAGCCGCTCTCGAAATTAATAGTCTTGCATGGCAAATACGAAGATATTATGATTTGTAAAATAAGGTATGACGAAAAATAAGATGATATTAAACCCACATCATTCTATCGTACCTTTACCCCATGTCCCGCCGTACCCGTGTTCGTTTTGCGCCGAGTCCGACCGGCTTCCACCAGCGCTACGGTTTCAATGGGAAGGAGTTCGAGAACGGACTGGACTGGCGGGTGAATGATTTCGGCGCGAGGATGTATGATCCGGTGGTGGGGAGGTGGGGGAGTGTGGATCCGAAAGCGGCGAAATTTGCTTCTAGGAGTCCGTACGTTTTCTGTTTAAATAATCCGGTTCTTTTGATAGATCCTAATGGACAGGAGCCAATTCTACCCCAAGCAGGAACAGTGTCTGGTTTTATAGAATTCTTAAATAACACAAGTACCAAAATGGGTATTCAGAGGGGTAATGCTGCTCATGATGCATTATTTCGATTAGCAAAAGTAGATTGGAGTGGAGGCAAGCCAACTCCTGCAACAACTGCACCTTTCAATCTCCAAGCCGATAGGTATATCTATACAGAAAAAGGTGGTTGGCTCGATATGTCACATTTTATGTTCTATGCTGGTACAGCTTATAAATATAAGCAAGAGAATGCGCAGGCAAAAAGTTTGTTACAATCAATGAAAGAGGCGGGTATTCCATATTCTGAAATTCCCAAAAATATTATATCAAGTGCTATGATGGATCCTGTTGGTGAAACTATTCAGGATGGATATCAACAGGAATGGGCTGATAAAGTATTCGCAAAATGGTCATCTTACAGTTATGAGGATTTACCCACAGATAAGTTTGCTGCTGATTTTGGAGCAAATCATTTTGACCCTAATAGTAATTTGAGCTTAGGAGAACAGATTGGAAATTATTTAATCAAAAATTTGAAAGCTACTACACCGGAAAAGGCACCAAATTATAACAACTTGCCGTCAAGTGAGCCGACAGAGAGACCGTCAAGAGTTAATTATTCAACAAAGCCAGTTTACACAAAAGATAATCCATAAATGTATGAAAACACTTGCGAGTTTATTTGTAAAGACGAGTCTTTTCTTTTGTTTATGGGGTTGTTGGAATAGTCGAGAGAGTACTTTAATGCAAAAAGGTAATGAGTTTGTAGATAAAATAGAACAATATCGGAAAGATTATTTTAGGCTTCCTGAATCACTGTCAGACATTGGTATAACTGTGAAGAGTGAGTTAGACCCACCTATTTATTATGAGAAAAGAGACAGTATACATTACACGGTATCGTTTGGGACGATATTGGGGGAGTCTAAAATATATTATTCAGATAGCAAGAAATGGGAAGATAGATACAGAACAATGAAATAAGTTCAAAGTGTCCGTCCGACGTGAGTTTCGATAACCTGCTCATCAAACACTACCCCGGTTTCCTGTTGCAGGAGAACCACTACTACCCGTTCGGGCTGCTCAACAAAGCGCTTAGCTCCGACGAGCAGAAAGGCTTCCACCAACGCTACGGTTTCAATGGGAAGGAGTTCGAGAAAGGACTGGACTGGCGGGTGAATGATTTCGGCGCGAGGATGTATGATCCGGTGCTGGGGAGGTGGGATATGGTTGACCCGCATGCAAGTAATTACTGGTCTTGGTCTCCATACCATTTTGCTGCAAATAATCCAGTTTCAATGATAGACCCCAATGGAATGGATTGGTATGAATTTGATCAGGCCGGGGCGTACAAACGAAAGTTAGACATGGACGGCGAAGATAGAGTCATGATTCATACGGTTGAGAAAATTGAAGATGGTTCGGTAAAAGAATCCTATAAGTTTGCTGATTTTTCAGATTCCCAAAATGACCCAAAGCAAATAGAAAGAGGAGAAATAAATAGACTAATCTCTGTGAGTGAGGACAATATACAGTCGATGTTGGGAGAACAAGGTGCTTTTGAATCAGGGAAATTGAACTTTGCATTACAGAGCATGGGGGGAGGGGATTTTGATTATTCATTTTCTGTTCTTCCAAGAAGATACCCTGATGTAGAGTTTGATAAAGTAACTTTGAAATCGAATGCTCTTTTTCTTGCTGAAGGTGATAACACTGTTCATAATTATATGAATTTTGGAAATTATCTTTGGGCAGCAACAGGTTTTATTGTTGGATATGATTATTCTTGGTTGCAATCGGGAGCTCATGTTAATAGTTTATTAATGCCAATGCGAAATGGTTATCCACCGCAATGGGATTCATATGATGATCAACGTTCAATTATTTTGGGAGCATATCATGCCAAGAAGAGAAACTATAGGAACCTAAAAAAATGAAGTACATACTGCTTTCGATTTTCCTGGTTTTGTTGGTATTATTCTGGTACACTAGGAGAACCTCACTTGAAGATAGGTTTAATAAGCTAAAGAGGGCTGACTATTCAATATTTAACGATATTGAGATAGTGCATAGAAAGGGACTATATTATATAACATATAAATCAATTACTTACAAGGTTAACAGAGGTGTATTTATCACTGAAAGCTTGTCTATTGAATATGCATATTCTGATAATAAAGCACTAGAGTTAACGGAATATGACAAAGAGAAATTGAAAAAAGTGATATGTGCTTTTAATAATCTTGATGTTCTGGCAGTTACAGTTGATCGCGAAAATAATCTCTATCTAACACTTCCATGGGATGATAGATGCACATATTATTTCATAAGATTATCGGGTAAGAATACATTAAAGCAAATTAATAAGGATTACTATCAGCATTATGTAGAGAATTGGTACTATGACAAAGAGTGTTCGGAAAGCGGATAACCTCCTCATCAAACACTACCCCGGCTTCCTGTTGCAAGAGAACCACTACTACCCGTTCGGGCTGCTTAACATAGCGCTTAGCTCCGACGAGCAGAAAGGCTTCCACCAACGCTACGGTTTCAATGGGAAGGAGTTCGAGAACGGACTGGACTGGCGGGTGAATGATTTCGGGGCGAGGATGTATGATCCGGTGCTGGGGAGGTGGGGGAGTGTGGACCCTAAAGCACATCTTGCACCGAGTTGGTCACCATATAATGCCATGTGGTGCAATCCTATTTTAAACATTGACCCTGACGGACAATATGCAGTGTCAGTACACTACAATATCACCTATAATACCCTCATTAAGTTAGGATATAGTAATACGGTGGCAGATAATATTGCTCATCATGCGAGTGTTTATGCAGACCATCCCGAGCTTTCCGTTTTAAATCTTGATAATGTTTTACATGGGACTAATAATTCTTACAGGCCAGGTATTGATTATTCAAAAACACAATTTTCTCAGGAAGAATGGCGCAGTAATTGGCATTCTATGATGTCGGACGCGGAAGCTGCATCAGGTATGACACATGAGGAAGCGATGCAACGAGGTTTATCATTTGGATGGAGTAATATTTTTGCCCAGCAGGATAAGGAAGATATTAACAAATTAGGGCAAGGGTTACACGCATTGCAGGATGCATACGCACATAAGGACGCAAGCACGGAAGAACATTTAGGCACAAATAGTTTTGGTGTTTATACTTCCGAAACATGGGGAATGTTATATAATGATGCATATGGCAATACTGACCAAGCTGAATTAATAACAAGGTCTGCATGGACAATGCTTCAAATATTTAAGGGAAATACAAGCTCTTTGCAAAACGGCATGAATTTCGATTTTACAGGAATTTCAGCCGACCAATTAAAAACAACACAAGGATTATTCGAGAAAGCGGGATATAATCTGAATGCTGAAAAAGGTAAAGGAATGTATTCAATTCAAAAAATAGAAAGATAATAATCATGAAGTCAACTCTTTACATTTCAATAATAATATTTAGCTTGACCCTGCTTTTTTTTCTTTTCACAGAACTTTTGGTGATGAGTTCAAGCCACAATATTCCTTTGAACACCAGAATATATAACTGGATTTGTATTATTGTTAATATAGCAATATTGATATTCTTAATAGTGATGTTAAAAAAAATAAGATTAAAATCTGCTAAAAATAAATAAATATTTCAATAGATCTTATCACTTTAGGGTTATATGCTCTTGAAAACTTCCGTAAAAAACATCTATGTTTTAATCTGCCAAATTCGCAGACAAATGAGGAGATCAAGAGGTAAGGAATGCTGAAGCCCCAAGGACTACATGTAATCAAATTGTTTTAAGCGTTAAAAGAGGTCCCAAAATGAACACAGATAGAATTTTCCACTTAATACACATGATTTTGATTATTCCGATACTCGCCAGTGGACAATCGAATGTTTATGAGATTATGAGTGATTCGCTATTCAGAAGTAACGAGCCACTAATATTAAACAAGGCTCGATTCGGCACCTCGGTCGGCTTGATAGAGCGATTACCTGACGGAGTTTGGAAATACTATCGTGTTAAGAAATTTACAAGAAGAGAAAATCGCAATAACACCTTGTTGTATGAAGGGACATACCGTGATTCATTAAAGAATGGTCGGTTTATTATTTATCATTACTTGTCAAGGGGGACTAAAACCTCGGTTCCATTTGTGGTTTTGAATTACAAGAACGGCGTACTGCATGGCCCATTCGTGGTCTATCATTCATCTGGTGAAAAGGGGGAGGATGGTAATTTTAAAGATGGAAAGAAGCATGGTTTGTTTATCAGTTATCGGAAAACCAGAAGCGCCAACTTCATTGAGGATGTGGAGCTGTACGACGAGGATATCCTGATTTATTCTTGCAAGTATTTTCCGAATGCCGGAGTTCAGGAGCAAGAGTTCATGAAACACTAATGGTTTTCAGGATTAGCACAGATCACAAGGTTAAAATAAGACGCGCTTCATGAAGCATATATAGCAGACTACCTGCGCTGATCATGGCCGTTTTAACCCCACGGCATTCTATCGTACCTTTACCCCATGTCCCGCCGTACCCGTGTTCGTTTTGCGCCGAGTCCGACCGGGCCCCTGCATATGGGCGGGGTTCGGACGGCCCTTTATAACTACTTGTTTGCCAAGCAGAAAGGTGGCGATTTCATTCTGCGCATTGAGGATACCGACCAGCAACGCTTCGTCCCGGGCGCCGAGGAATACATCATCGAATCCCTCAAATGGTGCGGCATCGAACCGAACGAAGGGGTCGGTTTCGGCGATGGTCCCCATGCGCCCTACCGACAGAGCGAACGCAAGGCCATCTACCGGCAGTATGCCCTGAAGCTGGTCGAGAGCGGTCACGCCTACTACGCGTTCGACACGCCGGAGGAGCTGGAAGCCCGTCGCAAAGAGCTGGAATCCGCCGGCGGCGCGTTCTCCTACGGCTGCGCCACCCGCCTCAACCTGAAGAATTCCCTGATCCTGACGCAGGAAGAAGTCGATCGTCGCCTCGCGGCGGGCGAACCCTATGTGATCCGCCTCAAGGTCCCCGAACTCGACACCATCGTGCTGCACGACCTCATCCGTGGCGAGGTGCGCGTGGAGTCGAACCTGCTCGACGATAAGGTGCTCTTCAAGAGCGACGGCATGCCGACCTACCACCTCGCCAACGTGGTGGACGATTACCTCATGCAGATCACCCACGTGATCCGCGGGGAGGAATGGCTGCCCTCGGCTCCGCTGCATGTGCTGCTCTACCGCGCCTTCGGCTGGGAAGACGTGATGCCCCAGTTCGCCCACCTGCCCTTGCTGTTGAAACCCGACGGCAACGGCAAGCTGAGCAAACGCGACGGCGACCGCCTCGGCTTTCCGGTGTTCCCGCTCAACTGGACCGATCCGGTGACGGGCGAGGTGTCGTCCGGCTACCGCGAAAAAGGCTACTACCCCAAGGCGTTCCTCAACGTGCTCGCGCTCCTCGGCTGGCACCCGAGCGGTGAACAGGAACTGTTTTCAATTGACGAACTCGTCGAGGCGTTCTCACTCGAACGCGTCAGCAAGGCCGGTGCCAAGTTCGATCCGGAAAAGACGAAGTGGTTCAACGAACAATACCTCCGCAAACAGGACGATACCGGGATCGCTCAGCGCCTGCGGCTCAGCGTGCACGAAGCCTATACGCTCGACGCGAACGATCCCCGCTGGTCCGACGACTACCTCCTGCAGGCCGTCGCCCTGCTGAAGGACCGGGTGCAGTTCGAATCGGAGCTGCTGCCGACCGGTCGTTACCTCTTCGAAGCGCCCGTGAAGTACGACGAAGCTGTGATCGCCAAACGCTGGAAACCCGAACGCGCCGCGTTCTTCCTCGCGCTGTGCGAGGCCTTCGCTGCCCTGGAGCCGTTCAACGCAGAAACCGCGGAGCAAAGTTTTCAGTCGGTGGCTGCCGCGCAGGGACTCAAGCCCGGCGAGGTGCTGCAGCTTTTCCGGGTGATCCTGAGCGGACAAGGCGGAGGCGTGAACCTGTTCGGCATGGTCGCCCTGCTTGGCCGACAACAATGCATCGACCGGATCCAGGCCGCCCTCGTGAAACTGCAGCAAACGGCCTGAGCCGTTCTGCGCTTCCGTCGCTGTATTCCTACCTACCTTTACGCTACCGATCATGACCACCGATAAACCCCTGAATTTCCTCGAAGAAATCATCAGCGAAGACGTCGCTTCCGGCAAGCACGGCGGACGCGTACTCACGCGCTTCCCCCCGGAGCCGAACGGCTACCTGCACATCGGCCACGCGAAGTCCATCTACGTGAACTTCGGCCTCGCGAAGAAATTCAACGGCCAGACCAATCTGCGCTTCGACGACACCAATCCCGAGAAGGAAGAGACCGAGTACGTCGAGAGCATCAAGCGCGACATCCAGTGGCTCGGCTATCAGTGGGCGAACGAGTTCTATGCGAGCGATTACTTCGGCAAGCTGTACGAGTTCGCGGTGACCCTGATCAGGAAAGGCCTGGCCTACGTCGACGACAGCACCGCGGAGGAGATCGCTTCCATGAAAGGCACGCCGACCGAACCCGGAAAGGCTTCGCCCTACCGCAGCCGCAGCGTGGAGGAGAACCTCGACCTGTTCGAGCGCATGAAGAACGGGGAGTTCCGCGATGGCGAGCGTACCCTGCGCGCGAAGATCGACATGGCTTCGCCGAACATGCACTTCCGCGACCCGATCCTCTATCGGATCAAGCACGTGCATCACCACCGCACCTGCGACGCCTGGTGCATCTATCCGATGTACGACTTCGCGCACGGACAAAGCGACTCGATCGAGCAGATCACCCATTCCATCTGTACTCTCGAGTTCGAGGTGCACCGTCCGCTGTATGACTGGTTCATCGAACAACTCGGGATCTTCAAGAGCCGGCAGTACGAATTCGCCCGCCTCAACCTGAACTACACGGTGATGAGCAAGCGCAAGCTGCTGCAGCTCGTCAACGAAAAACACGTGAGCGGCTGGGACGATCCGCGCATGCCCACCATCAGCGGACTGCGTCGCCGCGGCTATACGCCGGAAGCGATCCGCAATTTCTGCGAGCTCGTCGGCGTAGCCCGCCGCGAGAACGTGATCGACGTGGGCCTGCTCGAACACTGCGTGCGCGAAGACCTCAACCGCAACGCCGCCCGCGCCATGGTGGTGACCGATCCGATCAAGCTTGTCATCACCAACTACCCCGAAGGCAAAACGGAAACACTCACCAGCGAGATCAACCCCGAGGATCCGGACGCCGGGCTGCGCGAGCTGCCCTTCGGTCGTGAGCTCTACATTGAGCGCGACGATTTCATGGAAGTGCCGGAGAAGAAGTATTTCCGCCTCGGTCCGGGTCTGATGGCGCGCCTGAAAAGCGCCTACATCGTGAAGTGCGAATCGTTCGAGAAGGACGCGCATGGTAACATCACGACCCTGCATTGCACCTATGTGCCGGAGAGCAAAAGCGGACACGACACCAGCGGACTGCAGGTGAAAGGCGTCATCCACTGGGTGCATGCGCCGAGCGCGGTACCCGTAGAAGTACGACTCTACGACCGCCTCTTCAAAGTCGAGAACCCGGCTTCCGAGGAAGGCGACTTCAAGGACTACATCAACCCCGACAGCCTGCACGTCATTCCGAATGCCGTAGCCGAACCCTGGCTTGCCAAAGCCAAACAAGGCGACCACTTCCAGTTCATGCGCAAAGGCTACTTCGCCGTCGATCCCGACTCCGCGAACGGAAAACTCGTGTTCAACCGGACGGTTTCGTTGAAGGATTCCTGGGGGAAGAAGTGAGTTGGTGGTTCCGGGTTTCGGGTTTCGAGTTCCGGGTTTCGCGTTGAGTTGAAGGTTGAAAGTTGAAAGTTGAAAGTTGTTGGGTTGATTGGTACGTCCTTACCTCGTCCCTCGTCCCACGTCCCACGTCCCTCCCCCTCGTCCCACGTCCCACGTCCCTCGCCCCACGTCCCTCGTCCCACGTCCCTCGCCCCACGTCCCTCGTCCCTCGTCCCTCGCCCCACGTCCCTCG
This genomic stretch from Bacteroidota bacterium harbors:
- a CDS encoding RHS repeat-associated core domain-containing protein; the protein is MKLRYVRSVFLRVVNGAAGSKRSATARAFFRYRFFDKYFNLDPTRSGIRKANNPDQLAMLSAEEISFNTTGYFYVYVTNESPTDVSFDNLLIKHYPGFLLQENHYYPFGLLNKALSSDEQKGFHQRYGFNGKEFENGLDWRVNDFGARMYDPVLGRWGSVDPLSHAYANASPYVFVLNNPINAIDPDGRRVYFIGGANNDRDGWNYINRWRSSFASAGVNDFVRINASQGKAGDIMFTNLYRNSGTEQEYRTRKDPGEGSYREYTGRELPVNNTMINRTVETYKQHLANNQLKDGEQLNMAGYSYGSVLQAQVALKLANGGVEVDNLILIGSPISDNSDLFKQLSGNKNIKNIIRIDIPNDKFSNPGTSMEYILGGWQNRNENGPHFDLARPGIESDKRIQQAVDQIKNNGVKN
- a CDS encoding RHS repeat-associated core domain-containing protein; the encoded protein is MSRRTCVRLSPSQTGFHQRYGFNGKEFENGLDWRVNDFGARMYDPVLGRWGRVDPKAHERVSFSTYNYCSNDPINRVDPTGAIDEWVKSNSKGEYEWMDNVTSAKNTPVGYSYVGTSGSDILKDINPNFGSSQQSQTSSRIGYIAADVEEGKYAVNHMINVREKSAISISADVSFNLNNKAANNSMGRTFNGITVSSTIISSNSELDGSMNSGAALNVSYCGKAFMSSFEEPAGAYIKATGTSVNVASLSIPASSITKNAGLSANVSGGWWITNSANLPTPVVYHPLVPIPQSFSHKWSVSPVEMPIPKNKHY
- a CDS encoding RHS repeat-associated core domain-containing protein, with protein sequence MTKSVRKADNLLIKHYPGFLLQENHYYPFGLLNIALSSDEQKGFHQRYGFNGKEFENGLDWRVNDFGARMYDPVLGRWGSVDPKAHLAPSWSPYNAMWCNPILNIDPDGQYAVSVHYNITYNTLIKLGYSNTVADNIAHHASVYADHPELSVLNLDNVLHGTNNSYRPGIDYSKTQFSQEEWRSNWHSMMSDAEAASGMTHEEAMQRGLSFGWSNIFAQQDKEDINKLGQGLHALQDAYAHKDASTEEHLGTNSFGVYTSETWGMLYNDAYGNTDQAELITRSAWTMLQIFKGNTSSLQNGMNFDFTGISADQLKTTQGLFEKAGYNLNAEKGKGMYSIQKIER
- a CDS encoding glutamate--tRNA ligase, with the protein product MSRRTRVRFAPSPTGPLHMGGVRTALYNYLFAKQKGGDFILRIEDTDQQRFVPGAEEYIIESLKWCGIEPNEGVGFGDGPHAPYRQSERKAIYRQYALKLVESGHAYYAFDTPEELEARRKELESAGGAFSYGCATRLNLKNSLILTQEEVDRRLAAGEPYVIRLKVPELDTIVLHDLIRGEVRVESNLLDDKVLFKSDGMPTYHLANVVDDYLMQITHVIRGEEWLPSAPLHVLLYRAFGWEDVMPQFAHLPLLLKPDGNGKLSKRDGDRLGFPVFPLNWTDPVTGEVSSGYREKGYYPKAFLNVLALLGWHPSGEQELFSIDELVEAFSLERVSKAGAKFDPEKTKWFNEQYLRKQDDTGIAQRLRLSVHEAYTLDANDPRWSDDYLLQAVALLKDRVQFESELLPTGRYLFEAPVKYDEAVIAKRWKPERAAFFLALCEAFAALEPFNAETAEQSFQSVAAAQGLKPGEVLQLFRVILSGQGGGVNLFGMVALLGRQQCIDRIQAALVKLQQTA
- a CDS encoding glutamine--tRNA ligase/YqeY domain fusion protein is translated as MTTDKPLNFLEEIISEDVASGKHGGRVLTRFPPEPNGYLHIGHAKSIYVNFGLAKKFNGQTNLRFDDTNPEKEETEYVESIKRDIQWLGYQWANEFYASDYFGKLYEFAVTLIRKGLAYVDDSTAEEIASMKGTPTEPGKASPYRSRSVEENLDLFERMKNGEFRDGERTLRAKIDMASPNMHFRDPILYRIKHVHHHRTCDAWCIYPMYDFAHGQSDSIEQITHSICTLEFEVHRPLYDWFIEQLGIFKSRQYEFARLNLNYTVMSKRKLLQLVNEKHVSGWDDPRMPTISGLRRRGYTPEAIRNFCELVGVARRENVIDVGLLEHCVREDLNRNAARAMVVTDPIKLVITNYPEGKTETLTSEINPEDPDAGLRELPFGRELYIERDDFMEVPEKKYFRLGPGLMARLKSAYIVKCESFEKDAHGNITTLHCTYVPESKSGHDTSGLQVKGVIHWVHAPSAVPVEVRLYDRLFKVENPASEEGDFKDYINPDSLHVIPNAVAEPWLAKAKQGDHFQFMRKGYFAVDPDSANGKLVFNRTVSLKDSWGKK